GCGGGACCCAGGCACGAGGGGCCGTGGCGCGAATCACGTAGGCCCTCCGAAGCCCCGCAGATCTGCCCGGCCGACTCTCACCTGGGCAGGATCTGGCCCCGGATCTCCCCTCCCGGATGGGCCACGGTGTGCACGTTGACGTACGCGTTGAGGTTGCGGATCTCCGCGAGGAGCGCGGCGAGGGGTCGGCCCGCGAGGGGTCCGGTGAGGCTTGCGGCCGTGATGGTGCCGCTGCTCAGCTCGCCCTCGAACCGGCCCGGGATCAGGCGGGGCGGCGGGGCGGAGGGGTAAAGCCACACCACGATGGGCCCGTTGCTGCCCGGCGGAGCCAGGTGGATGTGGGCCATCTGCACGTTCACCGACCGTGAGAGGACCAGGCGGAAGGCGATGCTGTTGCCGTCCGGCGCCACCACGAAGGTGGCCACCCCCGTGGCCTTCGTCTCCACGGCGGGCACTTGCTCCCGCCCCCACAGGTGCGCCACGAACTCCACGGGCGCTTGGGCCCGACCGGGCTCTCCCCCGAGCAGGGCCAGGACCCCCGCCGTCACCCCCAGAAACCGGATCCACCTCGCGCCGCTCATCCTCCCCCTCCCTGGGAACTCCGGGGTCACTTTACAGGACTCGGATCACGGGATTGTCACGGCTTAAAATGGAAAGCAAAAGCCATGGAGATTCCGCCCGGAACGCAACTCGTGGCCCTGCTGGGCGACCCCGTGGCCCACAGCCTCTCGCCCCGGATGCACGCCGCGGCCTTCGCGGCCCTGGGGCTGCGGTGGGCGTACGTGGCCCTGCGGGTTCTCCCCTCGGACCTGCCGGAGGCGGTGCGGGGGCTACGGGCTTTGGGATTTGCGGGGGCCAACATCACCGTCCCCCACAAGGAGGCGGCCGTGCAGCTCGTGGACCGGCTGGACGAGGTGGCCCGGGCGTGCGGGGCCGTCAACACCATCGTCTTCGGGGAGGGCCGGCGGACGTACGGCTACAACACGGACGTGACAGGCGTGCGCCGCACCCTGGAGCACGTGGGCTTCCGGGCCGCGGGAAGCCGGGCCGCGGTGCTGGGGGCCGGTGGATCGGCCCGGGCGGTGTGCGTGGCCCTGGCCCAGGAGGGCGTGGCGGAGGTCCTCCTCTTCGCCCGGCGGGTGGAGCGGGCGGAGTTCCTGGCCGGGCAGATGAGCACGCTCTTTCCGCGGGTGCGCTTTGCGGCCCACCCGCTCGAGCCCGGCGCCCTGCGGGCTCACCTGGGGGAAGCCGACCTTCTCGTGAACGCCACGCCCGTGGGCATGCACCCGGACCGGGACGGGAGTCCCGTCTCTTCCCCGGAGTTCCTGCACCCCCGCATGGCGGTGTTCGATCTCGTGTATAACCCCCCCCGCACGCGCCTGTTGCAGCTCGCGCGGCAGGTCGGAGCCCGGACCATCGGAGGCCTCCTGATGCTGGCCTACCAGGGTGCGGCGAGCTTCGAGCTGTGGACCGGAAAGCCCGCGCCGGTGGAGGTCATGCTGCGGGCCATCGGCGCCCCGGTGGAGGGATAGCCCGTGGCGCTGCGTCTGGTGACCGCGGGGGAGTCGCACGGCCGGGGGCTCGTGGCGGTGGTGGAGGGGCTCCCCGCGGGGCTCCCGGTGGACGTGTCGGCCATCGACCACCAGCTGGCGCGACGACAGGCCGGTTACGGCCGGGGCGGCCGGATGCAGATCGAGCACGACCGGGCGGAGATCCTCTCCGGGGTGCTGGACGGCCACACCATCGGCGCGCCGGTGGCCGTCCTCGTGTGGAACCGGGA
This sequence is a window from Armatimonadota bacterium. Protein-coding genes within it:
- a CDS encoding CHRD domain-containing protein, with the protein product MSGARWIRFLGVTAGVLALLGGEPGRAQAPVEFVAHLWGREQVPAVETKATGVATFVVAPDGNSIAFRLVLSRSVNVQMAHIHLAPPGSNGPIVVWLYPSAPPPRLIPGRFEGELSSGTITAASLTGPLAGRPLAALLAEIRNLNAYVNVHTVAHPGGEIRGQILPR
- a CDS encoding shikimate dehydrogenase, encoding MEIPPGTQLVALLGDPVAHSLSPRMHAAAFAALGLRWAYVALRVLPSDLPEAVRGLRALGFAGANITVPHKEAAVQLVDRLDEVARACGAVNTIVFGEGRRTYGYNTDVTGVRRTLEHVGFRAAGSRAAVLGAGGSARAVCVALAQEGVAEVLLFARRVERAEFLAGQMSTLFPRVRFAAHPLEPGALRAHLGEADLLVNATPVGMHPDRDGSPVSSPEFLHPRMAVFDLVYNPPRTRLLQLARQVGARTIGGLLMLAYQGAASFELWTGKPAPVEVMLRAIGAPVEG